A segment of the Promicromonospora sukumoe genome:
GTGTGGCCGCTGGACCGGCTGAACTGGCACAGCAACCCGGGCGACGTCTTCAGCGGCGTCCCGGACGCGCCTCCCGCGGAGAAGTAGGCGGTGCGCAAGGTGCCCACGCTGCGGCAGGAGAGGGCGCTCCTCGCCTCGGGCGCCCGCCTCGTGGCGGGCATGGACGAGGTGGGGCGCGGTGCCCTGGCCGGGCCCGTCAGCGTAGGCGTCGTGGTGGTCGACGCCACGACGCGCACCGGGCCCAAGGGCGTCGCCGACTCGAAGCTGCTCACGCCCGGCGCGCGCGAGGCGATCGCGCCCGCCGTGCGGCGCTGGGCGGTCGCGTGGGGAGTGGGGCACGCGGGTCCCGCCGAGATCGACGAGCTCGGCATCATCGCCGCGCTCCGGACGGCCGGGCGCCGGGCGCTCGCCCAGGTGCGGCAGGTGTGCGGCGACGTCGACGTCGTCGTGCTGGACGGCAAGCACAACTGGCTCTCCACGCCCGCGCTGGACCTGTTCGCCGCGGCGGACGCTCCTGAGGACGACGTGCCGGAGCCCGCCGTGCGGACGCTGATCAAGGCCGACATGACCTGCACGTCCGTGGCGGCCGCCAGCGTGCTGGCCAAGGTGGAGCGGGACGCGATCCTCGTCGAGCTCGCGCAGCGGCACCCCCAGTACGCCTGGGACCAGAACAAGGGCTACAGCGCGAAGGCGCACATGGACGCCCTCGGCCTGCACGGGCCGACACCACAGCACCGCCGGTCCTGGAACCTGCCCGGAACTGCGGCGTCGGTGGGATGATGTCGCTGTGAGCGCTGAAGACCTCGAGAACTACGAGACGGAGATGGAGCTAGCGCTCTATCGCGAGTACCGCGACGTCGTGGGCCTGTTCGCCTATGTGGTCGAGACCGAACGCCGGTTCTACCTGGCCAACCAGGTCGACCTGCAGGTCCGGTCCGCGGCGGGTGAGGTGTACTTCGAGCTGCGGCTCGCCGATGCCTGGGTGTGGGACGTCTACCGCTCCGCGCGGTTCGTGAAGTCGGTGCGCGTGGTGACGTTCAAGGACGTGAACGTCGAGGAGCTGGCCAAGGCCGAGCTCGCTCTCTGAGCGTTCGCTGCTCTGTTCGCTCCTCTCGCTGAGATTGCCCGTACTCCCGGACAGACCCTCCTGACGAGACCCCAGGGTTCGAGCGCGACGCCGACCCTGTGGATCATCGATCCGTGCACAGGTGACCCCGCCGGCGCCGTCGGACGACCCCTTCGTGACCAAGGCTGGTCACGGAGGTGGACGCGATGGCGAAGAAGGACGGTGTGGGCCGGTACGGCGAGCGGGTCGCCCTGCGGCACGTGGAGGCACGTGGCTGGCAGGTGCTCGACACCAACTGGCGTGGCACGGAGGGCGAGCTCGACATCGTCGCGCTCGACGGCGACGTGCTCGTGGTGGTCGAGGTCAAGACCCGGTCGGGCCTGGGGTACGGGCATCCGGCGGAGGCGGTGACGCCGCGCAAGCTGACGCGGATCAAACGGCTGACGGGGCAGTGGCTCACGGTCTTCCGGGAACGGCTTGCCGCCGACCGCCTCGCGGCGGCCGGGCTGCCTGAGGCCGGGTGGTTGCCGGAGGCGGCCCGGCTGCCGGGGGAGGCAGGGCCGGCGAGCGCGGTGCCGGTGCTGCCGGACGTGCGCACCTGGTTCGGCGCCATCCGCGTCGACGTGGTGGCGGTGACCCTGCAGCGGCAGGGGCCCGCCGTCGTCGAGCACCTCGAGTCGGTGTCCTGATGGGGATCGCGACGACCCGGGCGATGTCGCTCGTCGGCATGCAGGGGCACGTGGTGGAGGTCCAGGCGCACCTCGCGGCGTCGGTCCCGGGGTTCACGCTCGTGGGGCTGCCCGACGCGGCGCTGAGCGAGTCCCGTGACCGGGTGCGCGCCGCGGTCTCCTCGACGGGCCTGCCGTGGCCGGTCAAGAAGATCACCGTGAACCTGTCGCCTGCCTCCTTGCGCAAGCAGGGCAGCGCCTACGACCTGGCGATCGCGGTGGCGATCCTCGCCGGCACCGACGGGCCGACGTCCCCGGGGATGCGCACCACGGGCCTGGACCAGGTGGTGCACCTGGGCGAGCTCGGTCTCGACGGGCGCATCCAGCCGGTCCGTGGCGTGCTGCCCATCGTCGCGGCGGCCGTGGACGCGGGGTTCCCGGACGTCGTGGTGGCGGCGGGCGACGCCGACGAGGCACGTCTGGTGCCGGGCGCCCGGGTCGTGGGCGCCGCGAGCCTGGCCGAGGTGGTCGCGCTGCACGGCGGCCCGCCCGACCTGGTCCGGGAGGTGGTGGCGGTGCGGCCCGCCCGCTCCGCCCTGGCCGCGCGGCTGCCGGGCGACCTGGCCGACGTCGTCGGGCAGGAGCGGCCGCGCGCGGCCCTGGAGGTCGCGGCCGCCGGGGGACACCACCTGCTGCTCGTCGGGCCGCCGGGTGCGGGCAAGACGATGCTGGCCTCCCGGCTGCCCGGCATCCTGCCCGACCTCACCGACCGCGAGGCCGTCGAGGTCACGGCCGTGCACTCCGTGGCCGGCACGTTCGACCCGGGCGGGGGACTGATCCGCCGTCCGCCGTACGAGGACCCGCACCACACGGCGACCCAGGCCGCCGTGGTGGGCGGCGGCTCCGGCATCCCGCGCCCGGGCGCGGTGTCGCGGGCGCACCGCGGTATTCTCTTCCTGGACGAGGCCCCGGAGTTCGGCGCCCGGGTGCTGGAGACGCTGCGGCAGCCGCTGGAGCAGGGCGAGCTGGTGATCCACCGGTCGGGCGGCGCGGCGCGCTACCCGGCCAGGTTCCAGCTCGTCATGGCGGCCAACCCGTGCCCCTGCGGGCTCGCGATCGGCAAGGGGCTGGAGTGCTCGTGCTCGCCCACGCTGCGGCGCCGGTACTTCGCGCGGCTCTCCGGGCCTCTGCTGGACCGGGTGGACGTGCAGGTGGAGGTCCAGCCGGTCGGCCGGGTCGAGCGCATGGAGGGCACGTCGGAGCCGACGTCGGCCGTGGCGGCGCGCGTCCTCGCCGCCCGGCAGGCCGCTCGCGCGCGGCTCGTGGACACGCCCTGGTCCACCAACGCGGAGATGCCGGGGCGGTTCCTGCGGGACCTGCTGCGGCCGCATCCTGGCCTGCTCGCGCCGATCGAGCGGGCGATGACCGACGGGAAGCTCAGCCTGCGAGGCGTGGACCGGGTGCTGCGGATCGCCTGGACCATCGCGGACCTCGCCGGACGCGCCGCGCCCACGGTGACCGACGTCGGGAACGCGCTGCTGCTGCGCACGGGAGGCGACCATGGCTGAGCCGCTCTTCGAGCTGCCCCGTGCGCGGCTCCGGTTCGACCGGGAAGACCCCGTGCTGGCACGGGCCGCGTGGAGCCGGATCGCCGAGCCCGGGGACCCGGTGGCCGGAGCGCTGGTCGAGCACCTCGGTCCTGTCGACGCGCTCGACTGGCTGCTCGACGCCGCCCGCGCGCCCGACCGGGCCGGTGCCGTGCTGCAGCGCATCGGCGGGCTGCCGGCGCTCGTCCAGAGTGCGGCCGGTCACGCCGAGGCCCCGGGGCGTGTGCGCGGGGCGGCCGCCGAGGGGCCGTCGGCGTCCGGTTCGCGGGCCGCGGAGCTGGTCGTCGCCGCGGTGGGGCGCTGGGCGCCCCGGCTCGAAAGGCTGGACCCCGAGGGCGAGCTCGCCGTGCTCGGCCGGTACGGCGGCACCTTCCTGACCCCCGACCACCCCGGCTGGCCGACGACGTTCGCCGGGCTCGGCGCCACCGCACCCCTGTCGCTGTGGGTGCGGGGCGACCCGGACCTGGCCCGGCTGGCGGCCCGCTCCGTCTCGCTGGTGGGCTCGCGCGCCTGCACCGGCTACGGCGTCCGCGTGACGCGGGACCTGGCGTGCGGCCTGGCCGACCGGGGGTTCACGGTGGTCTCCGGCGGCGCGGCCGGGATCGACGCGGAGGCGCACCGGGGAGCACTCGTCTCCGGGGTGTCGACCGTGGCCTTCCTGGCCGGTGGCGTCGACCGGCTCTATCCCGCGAGCAGCACCGAGCTGCTGCTGCGCACTGTCTCGCAGGGCGCCGTGGTCAGCGAGGTACCACCGGGTTCGGTGCCCGGCAAGCAGCGGTTCCTCAAGCGCAACCGGCTGATCGCCGCGTTCACGGCGGGCACCGTGGTGGTCGAGGCGGCGCTCCGCTCCGGGGCGCTGTCCACGGCCAACCACGCGACCTCTCTGCTGCGTCCGCTGGGGGCGGTGCCGGGTCCGGTCACGTCGATGGCGTCCAGCGGCTGCCACGAGCTCCTGCGGCGAGGCGCCGCGGTCTGCGTCACGGACGCCGCCGAGGCCGCCGAGCTGGTCGGCGACCTCGGCGAGACAGCGCCCGCGCGGCAGGGCGAGACGCGGCCCGGCGACGACCTCGACCCGACCGGGAAGGCGGTGCTCGACGCCCTGCCCGTGCGCAAGCCGGCACACGAACGCTCGGTCGCGCGCACCGCCGGGCTGGCGCTCGCCGACACGACGGGTGCGCTCGGGCTGCTGGAGCTCATGGGGCTGGCCGAGCAGAAGGACGGGGGCTGGCGGAGGCGGTGAGGGGAGATCGGGGCCGACTGCCGGGCCCTGCTCGGTCGTCCGGACCACCGGGCTGGAGCGGGACTGTCGGCCCGGTCCGGTCCGGTAGCCGCCGGGGCCGGGGCCGGGGCCGGGCCTGGGCACCGTCGCGCCCGGCCCGGCTCCCGGTCGCCCGTCAGGCGGTCGGGTCGAGCAGGAGCTTGCCGACCGTGCCGCGCGAGCGCAGGGCCTCGTGCGCCCCGCGAGCATCGGACAGCGGGTACTCGCCACCGGCGACGACGCGGATCGCGCCGCTCCGGGCGAGGTCGAACAGGTCGGTCAGCGCCCTGGCGTAGAGGTTGCCGGGCAGCCGGAACACGTGCGGCAGCCACATGCCGGCGACCGTGCTGCTGTGGCCGAGCAGGTTGCGCAGCTCGACCGGCTTGGGCTGTTCCCGCCCCGCCATGCCGTAGAAGACGAGCCGGCCGAAGGGCGCGAGCGCGGCGACGCTCTGGTCGGTCGTGGTGCCGCCGACCATGTCGAGCACGATGTCGACGCGGCCGCCGTTGGCCTCGATCAGGGTCGCCGTCATGTCGTCCGCGCGAGAGTCCACGGCGACGTCCGCGCCGAGGTCGAGGGCCAGCTCGCGCTTCTCGGGGGTGCTCGCCGTCGCGACGACCCGGCCGGCGCCCCAGGCCTTGGCGAGCTGCACCGCGATGGTGCCGACGCCGCCCGCGGCCGCGTGCACGACCACGGACTCACCCGGTTCGAGGTGCGCGTTCTTGCGCAGCAGCACCCACGCCGTCGTGCCCTGCACCAGCATCGACAGCGCGGTGAGGTCGTCGATGTCGTCGGGGACGGGGAAGGTCATCGCGGCGTCTGCGACCGCGCGCTCGGCGTACCCGCCCCCGCCGGTCAGCGCGGCGACCCGGCGTCCGTCCGGCGTGCGCCCGACCACCTCGCTGCCCGGGACGAACGGCAGCGTGGTCGGCGTCTGGTAGGAGTTCTCGATCTGGTGCGTGTCGGCGTAGTTCACGCCGATGCGCGACACATCGATCAGCACCTGCCCCGGTCCCGGCGTCGGCTCCGGCACCTCGACGGGCCTGAGCATCTCCGGTCCACCGAACTCGGTCACCTGTACGGCACGCATCATCGCGGTCCTCCTGCACTCGTCCGACTGCACTGTCCGACCGGCCAGTCTGGCAGAGCCGGCCACGGGGCGGCGGGGCACCGGGCGCCGGAGGGAGGGCAGCGAGCCGCGCAACGGCGGCGCGCCTTCTTCACCCCGTGCCGGTCCGACGGCACACTGGCAAACGTGGACCTTACCGACCTGTCCGGCTTGCCTCGGCTGCCCGAGCAGTTGTCCGACGCCGTGTCCCGCTTCGCCAGCTATCTCCACGCGCAGCGCGGGCACTCCGCCCACACGCGGCGTGCCTACGTGGCGGACGTGACCGACCTGCTGCGGTACGCGATGCGGCACGGGAGCACGAGCCTCGACGAGATCGACCTGACGCTGCTGCGCGGGTGGCTCGCGTCCCAGTCCGACCGCGGGCTCGCGCGCTCCACGCTCGCCCGCCGCGGCGCCTCGGCCCGGGCCTTCCTGCGCTGGGCGCACCGCACCGGTCTGGTCCCCGTGGACCCCTCGGCACGCCTCGCGAGCCCGAAGGTGCCGCGCACCCTGCCCACGGTGCTCGACGTCGACGCCGCCAGCCGGCTGCTCGACGGCGCCCGGGCCGCCGCGGACGAGGTGGACGAGGCCGCCCGTCCGGCGGCCCTGCGGTCCTGGGTCGCCGCGGAGCTGCTGTACGGCGCGGGCATCCGCGTGGGCGAGCTGGTGTCGGTCGACGTGGGGCACGTGGACGCGCGGGACCGGCTCGTCCGGGTGCTCGGCAAGGGCGGCAAGGAGCGGGTCGTCCCGTTCGGCATCCCGGCCGCACGGGCGGTCGACGCCTGGCTGGCCGACGGCCGCCCCGCGTTCATGACCGCCGCCACCGGCGACGCCTTCCTCGTGGGGGAGCGCGGCGGCCGCTGGGGCCAGCGCCAGGTGCGCGAGGCCGTGCACCGGCTCGCCGCCCAGGCCGGCGTCGACGACGTCGCACCCCACGCGCTGCGCCACTCGGCCGCGACGCACCTGCTCCAGGGCGGCTCCGACCTGCGCGCCGTGCAGGAGGTGCTCGGCCACGCCAACCTCGCGACCACCCAGCGCTACACCCACGTGGACGCCGAGCGGCTGCGCAGCGTCTACGCCCAGGCCTTCCCGCGCGCCTGACCGCGGGCGGCCGGCGGCACACTGAGTGGAGCCGTCACCGGTCCGGCAGCAGGACGATCGGCGGCCGGTCGAGCAGCGACAGCGGGTCGATGTAGCGCTCGCCGCGCCGCACGCCCCAGTGCACGCAGGACCGTGGCGCGCAGTGGCCCGGCGCCGCGCCGTCGCCCGGAGGGCTTTCCACGACGCCGACCGGGGTTCCCGCGGCGACGGCGGCCCCGACCGGCACGGACGCGGCGACCGGCTCCAGGCTGGAGCGCAGACCGCCCGGGTGGGTGACCACCAGGACGCCGCGCCGCGCGACCTGCCCGGCGAAGGTCACCACGCCGGGACCGGGGGACACCACGGAGGCCCCCGCGGCGGCAGCCAGGTCGACGCCCCGGTGCCCCGCGCCCCACAGCTCCTCGGGCGGGTCGAACACGTGCTCCACGCCGGCCGGCGGGTCCACACCCGCGACCGGCGGCACGTAGCCGGTCCCGGGCGGGGCGTCCACATCGGCCCGGACCCCGACGTCGGGCCCGGTGCGCAGCGCGCCCGCGGGCGGCGCGGTCCCGAGCAGCACCAGGGCGGCCGCGAGCAGCGCCGTCAGGACGAGGGCCGGGACCCGGTGGACCGCGGAGCGGGCACGAGCGCCCGGTCCGTCGAGCCCCGGGCGGCGGCGAGCACGGTGGCGAAGGAAGGTGCGGCCCAGGAAGGTGCGGCGAGGAGGAGTCGTCATGCCGTGAGCATCACCCGGCGTGACCGCCGTCGTCCGGAGGGAAAAGCCCGCCTGTGCACAACAGGCCCCGGAGCGCCCCTGTGGTCGCGCTCGTTCCCAGCCGGCGCCGTCGGGAGGGTCTCCCGGAGGTCGCCCCGACCTACCGCGACAACCCCCGGCGCGGCGGCCCGGACGGCGCGGGCGACGTCACAGCGGAGACCTGCCGCGCGGGTCCTCGCCGCGGGACCCGGTCGGGTAGACTTCAACCCGCGACCGGCATGTGCTGCCCGTCCGGCAGGCGTCCAGCTCCGCTGACTGCCTGCCTGACAGGAAGAACACCTGGTCGACATCGCGCGTCACACCGAGTCGCGTCCGGCAGTGGTCCGGCCCCCAGGGTCGGCGTCGGGCACGACGTGGCGCCAGGGGCACCTTCACGAGAAGGCGCCGCCAACCGAACCGTGGCCCAGGCCTTACGTCCTGTGCCGCCTGAAATGCGTGCGGAGCCCCGGGTCGATCCCGGACCGCACCGAAAGGACGTGTCATGGCCGTCGTGTCCATGCGCCAGCTCCTCGAGAGCGGTGTCCACTTCGGACACCAGACCCGCCGTTGGAACCCGAAGATGAAGCGCTTCATCTTCACGGAGCGCAACGGCATCTACATCGTCGACCTGCAGCAGTCGCTGCACTTCATCGACAGCGCCTACGACTTCGTCAAGGAGACGGTCGCCCACGGCGGCTCGATCCTGTTCGTCGGCACCAAGAAGCAGGCCCAGGAGCCGGTGGCCGAGCAGGCCGCGCGCGTCGGCATGCCCTACGTGAACCACCGCTGGCTCGGTGGCATGCTCACCAACTTCACCACGGTGCACAAGCGTCTCCAGCGCCTCAAGGAGCTCGAGGAGATCGACTTCGACGACGTGGCCGCCTCGGGCCTCACGAAGAAGGAGCTCCTGGTGCTGCGCCGCGAGAAGGACAAGCTCGCGCGCACCCTCGGCGGTATCCGTGACATGGCCAAGGTTCCCTCGGCCGTCTGGATCGTCGACACCAACAAGGAGCACCTCGCGGTGGACGAGGCCCGCAAGCTGGGCATCCCCGTCGTGGCGATCCTCGACACCAACTGCGACCCCGACATGGTCGACTACGCGATCCCGGGCAACGACGACGCGATCCGTTCCGTCACGCTGCTCACCCGCGTGATCGCGGACGCCGCCGCCGAGGGCCTCATGCAGCGCCACTCGGGTGGCAGCAAGACCGGTGCCGAGGCCGAGGCCGCCGCCGAGCCGCTGGCCGAGTGGGAGCGCGAGCTCCTGGCCGGTGACACCACCGAGGGCACGGTCGAGACCCCGGCCGCGACCGCCGAGGGCACCGTCGACGAGGCGGCCGCCGAGGCCGCTGCCGCCGCCACCCCGGCCGCTCCGGCCGAGGTCGTGGAGGCCGTCGAGGCCGCCGAGGCCGCTCCGGCCGCCGCCCCCGAGGAGGCCGCCGTCGAGGCTGCCCCCGAGGCCGACACCGAGAAGTGACGTGCTGCGCTGACCGGGCCGACCTCGGGTCGGCCCGGTCGGCGCACCGTTCCTCGGGTCGTACGACCTCCCACGAACAACACGACTGCACGGAGGACCAGAACAATGGCGAACTACACCGCCGCTGACATCAAGGCGCTGCGTGAGCGGACCGGCGCCGGCATGCTCGACGTCAAGAAGGCCCTGGACGCGGCCGACGGTGACGCCGAGAAGGCCATCGAGATCATCCGGACCAAGGGCCTGGCCCGCGCCGCCAAGCGCGAGGGCAACGCCACGTCCGAGGGTCTCGTCGCCGTCAAGGTCGAGGACACCGCGGCCGG
Coding sequences within it:
- a CDS encoding quinone oxidoreductase family protein produces the protein MMRAVQVTEFGGPEMLRPVEVPEPTPGPGQVLIDVSRIGVNYADTHQIENSYQTPTTLPFVPGSEVVGRTPDGRRVAALTGGGGYAERAVADAAMTFPVPDDIDDLTALSMLVQGTTAWVLLRKNAHLEPGESVVVHAAAGGVGTIAVQLAKAWGAGRVVATASTPEKRELALDLGADVAVDSRADDMTATLIEANGGRVDIVLDMVGGTTTDQSVAALAPFGRLVFYGMAGREQPKPVELRNLLGHSSTVAGMWLPHVFRLPGNLYARALTDLFDLARSGAIRVVAGGEYPLSDARGAHEALRSRGTVGKLLLDPTA
- a CDS encoding ribonuclease HII, coding for MRKVPTLRQERALLASGARLVAGMDEVGRGALAGPVSVGVVVVDATTRTGPKGVADSKLLTPGAREAIAPAVRRWAVAWGVGHAGPAEIDELGIIAALRTAGRRALAQVRQVCGDVDVVVLDGKHNWLSTPALDLFAAADAPEDDVPEPAVRTLIKADMTCTSVAAASVLAKVERDAILVELAQRHPQYAWDQNKGYSAKAHMDALGLHGPTPQHRRSWNLPGTAASVG
- a CDS encoding DUF2469 domain-containing protein, coding for MSAEDLENYETEMELALYREYRDVVGLFAYVVETERRFYLANQVDLQVRSAAGEVYFELRLADAWVWDVYRSARFVKSVRVVTFKDVNVEELAKAELAL
- the dprA gene encoding DNA-processing protein DprA, giving the protein MAEPLFELPRARLRFDREDPVLARAAWSRIAEPGDPVAGALVEHLGPVDALDWLLDAARAPDRAGAVLQRIGGLPALVQSAAGHAEAPGRVRGAAAEGPSASGSRAAELVVAAVGRWAPRLERLDPEGELAVLGRYGGTFLTPDHPGWPTTFAGLGATAPLSLWVRGDPDLARLAARSVSLVGSRACTGYGVRVTRDLACGLADRGFTVVSGGAAGIDAEAHRGALVSGVSTVAFLAGGVDRLYPASSTELLLRTVSQGAVVSEVPPGSVPGKQRFLKRNRLIAAFTAGTVVVEAALRSGALSTANHATSLLRPLGAVPGPVTSMASSGCHELLRRGAAVCVTDAAEAAELVGDLGETAPARQGETRPGDDLDPTGKAVLDALPVRKPAHERSVARTAGLALADTTGALGLLELMGLAEQKDGGWRRR
- a CDS encoding M23 family metallopeptidase, producing the protein MTTPPRRTFLGRTFLRHRARRRPGLDGPGARARSAVHRVPALVLTALLAAALVLLGTAPPAGALRTGPDVGVRADVDAPPGTGYVPPVAGVDPPAGVEHVFDPPEELWGAGHRGVDLAAAAGASVVSPGPGVVTFAGQVARRGVLVVTHPGGLRSSLEPVAASVPVGAAVAAGTPVGVVESPPGDGAAPGHCAPRSCVHWGVRRGERYIDPLSLLDRPPIVLLPDR
- a CDS encoding YifB family Mg chelatase-like AAA ATPase, translated to MGIATTRAMSLVGMQGHVVEVQAHLAASVPGFTLVGLPDAALSESRDRVRAAVSSTGLPWPVKKITVNLSPASLRKQGSAYDLAIAVAILAGTDGPTSPGMRTTGLDQVVHLGELGLDGRIQPVRGVLPIVAAAVDAGFPDVVVAAGDADEARLVPGARVVGAASLAEVVALHGGPPDLVREVVAVRPARSALAARLPGDLADVVGQERPRAALEVAAAGGHHLLLVGPPGAGKTMLASRLPGILPDLTDREAVEVTAVHSVAGTFDPGGGLIRRPPYEDPHHTATQAAVVGGGSGIPRPGAVSRAHRGILFLDEAPEFGARVLETLRQPLEQGELVIHRSGGAARYPARFQLVMAANPCPCGLAIGKGLECSCSPTLRRRYFARLSGPLLDRVDVQVEVQPVGRVERMEGTSEPTSAVAARVLAARQAARARLVDTPWSTNAEMPGRFLRDLLRPHPGLLAPIERAMTDGKLSLRGVDRVLRIAWTIADLAGRAAPTVTDVGNALLLRTGGDHG
- a CDS encoding YraN family protein; the protein is MAKKDGVGRYGERVALRHVEARGWQVLDTNWRGTEGELDIVALDGDVLVVVEVKTRSGLGYGHPAEAVTPRKLTRIKRLTGQWLTVFRERLAADRLAAAGLPEAGWLPEAARLPGEAGPASAVPVLPDVRTWFGAIRVDVVAVTLQRQGPAVVEHLESVS
- the rpsB gene encoding 30S ribosomal protein S2, with the protein product MAVVSMRQLLESGVHFGHQTRRWNPKMKRFIFTERNGIYIVDLQQSLHFIDSAYDFVKETVAHGGSILFVGTKKQAQEPVAEQAARVGMPYVNHRWLGGMLTNFTTVHKRLQRLKELEEIDFDDVAASGLTKKELLVLRREKDKLARTLGGIRDMAKVPSAVWIVDTNKEHLAVDEARKLGIPVVAILDTNCDPDMVDYAIPGNDDAIRSVTLLTRVIADAAAEGLMQRHSGGSKTGAEAEAAAEPLAEWERELLAGDTTEGTVETPAATAEGTVDEAAAEAAAAATPAAPAEVVEAVEAAEAAPAAAPEEAAVEAAPEADTEK
- a CDS encoding tyrosine recombinase XerC, which codes for MDLTDLSGLPRLPEQLSDAVSRFASYLHAQRGHSAHTRRAYVADVTDLLRYAMRHGSTSLDEIDLTLLRGWLASQSDRGLARSTLARRGASARAFLRWAHRTGLVPVDPSARLASPKVPRTLPTVLDVDAASRLLDGARAAADEVDEAARPAALRSWVAAELLYGAGIRVGELVSVDVGHVDARDRLVRVLGKGGKERVVPFGIPAARAVDAWLADGRPAFMTAATGDAFLVGERGGRWGQRQVREAVHRLAAQAGVDDVAPHALRHSAATHLLQGGSDLRAVQEVLGHANLATTQRYTHVDAERLRSVYAQAFPRA